A segment of the Paraburkholderia fungorum genome:
AGCCGCGCAAAACGGATTCGTGCCGATGCGCCGGTCCACGCCGCCGAACGGCGCAACCAGCGGATCGCCCGCCACGTTGACGAAGTGAAACGACACGAGACCGGCGCGCGCACACTGCTCGGCCCAATGCCCGATACGGCCGATGTGATGCGAGCCGCGCAAGCCGACCGCGCAAATACCGAGCCGTTTCGCGCGCTCGATGCCCTGCTCCATCGCCTCGAACGCGACCACCTGACCGAAGCCCTTGCCGCCTTCGACGCTCAGCACCGCACCTGCGTCTTTCACGACCTCGGCATGCAGGTTCAGTTTCAACTCGCCGTCGGCCAGCGACGCGACATAGCGCGGCGTCATGCCCACGCCGTGCGAGTCGTGACCGGTCAGATTCGCCGCCACCAGATGATCCGCGACCAGCGCCGCCTCGCGCGGCGTGCTGCCCGCCTTCTCCCAGATCGCCTCGATATAGGCGTGCAGTCGATCGGCTGGAATCCGGGGCGTGGCGGGCTGAGCAGTCGCGCGGGTGGTCATTCGGTCGGTCATTCGGCGTGTTGAAGTTGGCGTGTCAGTTGAAGTTGCGGACGGGAAACAAAACCGCCTCGCGACTTCAAAAACTCACGGCGCGGCGGCGATCACCTCGGCCACCGCTGCCGTCAGCTTCTTGCCGTACGGCACGTGCAGGAACTCGTTCGGCCCGTGCGCGTTCGACTTCGGCCCAAGCACGCCGCACACCATGAATTGCGACTTCGGGAAGCCCGCCTTCAACACGTTCATCAACGGGATCGTGCCGCCCTGGCCCATGTAGGCGACGTCCGCGCCGTAGTGCTGGCGCGACGCGTCGTTCAGCGCGGTGGCGAGCCACGGCGCGAGGTCAGGCGCGCTCCAGCCGCTGGCCGCGCCCGCGTCGGGCCTGAACGTCACCTTCGCGTTGTACGGCGGATCGACTTCGAGCAGCGCCTTCAGTTCGGCGACGGCCTTCTCCGCTTCGATCGTCGGCGGCAGACGCAGCGACAGCTTGAACGCGGTACGCGGACGCAACACGTTGCCCGCATCGGCGAGCGCGGGCAAACCCGCCGCCCCCGTCACCGACAACGACGGGCGCCACGTCGAATTCAGCAGCGCCTCTTTCGGATCGGTCGTGGTGGGCAGGACCTGACGGCCATCCTGACCGCACGCCCACGGCAGTTTCTTCCAGACGTCGTCGCCGAGAATCTGCGCGGTGGCTTCCGCTTCACGCAGACGATCGGCGGGGATCGGGCAATGAAAACCCTTCGGCAACAACGTGCCGTTCGCGGCGTCTTCGAGACGATCGAACAGTTGACGCATGATGCGGAAGCTCGACGGCGCAATACCGCCATAGCCGCCCGAGTGAATGCCTTCGTCGAGCACGTGAACTTCGAGATCGCCGGCGACCAGGCCGCGCAGCGACGTGGTGAGCCACAGTTGATCGTAATTGCCCGCGCCCGAATCGAGACACACGACGAGGCCGACGTTGCCGAGCCGTTCGCGCAACACGTCGACGTAGGGCAGCAAGTCGTAGCTGCCCGACTCTTCGCAGGTTTCGATCAGACCGACGCAGCGCGGACGCTCGACACCTTGTGCGTCCAGCGCCGCGAGCGCGGTGATGCTCGCGTAGATTGCGTAGCCGTCGTCCGCGCCGCCGCGGCCGTACAGCTTGTCGTTTTCGAGCTTCGGCGTCCACGGGCCGAGGTCGTTGCGCCAGCCGTCGAATTCCGGCTGCTTGTCGAGGTGACCGTACAGCACGATCGTTTCGTCGCTACCCGAACGCGTGGCGGGCGTTTCGAAAAAGATCACCGGCGTGCGGCCCGGCAAACGAATGACTTCGAGCTTCAGACCGCGCACGGATTGCTGTTCGGCCCATTGCGCGGCGTCGGTGATCACGCGCTCAAGGTAGCCATGCTTGACCCACTCGGGATCGAACGCCGGGCTCTTGGCCGGCACCGCGATGTAGTCCGTCAGCGCGGGCACGATCTCGTCGTTCCACTTGCGGTCTACGAATTCGCGTAGCTTGTCCGGATTGATGCGCTGGGCCTGCTGGGTCGTATCGTCGGAGATCATGATGGCGTCCGTGGGGGGATCTGGTCAGTCGAAACGATCATGATAGTCTGGATGCGGGATCGGCTGAACCCCCTGTCATATATCAGGGCTGGCGGAGGGGCTGCTGGCTTGGGATAGCGTGCGCGGCGGCGGTGCCTGACAATGCGCCCTTCGGCGCCGCGCAATTGACACCGGTTCGCGCGACAATCGGAGCATCTTTCACACATCGGGAGCGGTTTCATGAGCGGCAACATCATCGTTCAGGCTATCGCCGCCGTGCTCGCGCTAACGCTGTATTTTCTGCCGGCCATACTCGCCGACCGTCGCAAGCGCCATGACGTGCTGACGCTGGCGCTGTTCAACGCGTGTCTCGGCTGGACCGTGTTCGGCTGGCTGCTCGCGCTCTACTGGTCGCTGCAACCGAATCCGCCGAAGAACGTCGCGGGCGAAGTCGTACAGACGCGGAAAATCGTGCGGATGCGGGCGTTTTCGTCCGCCTTGATGGCGCGCGTGCAACGTCGCGAGGCGACGCGGGACCATCCGGAAAATTAAGCGAGTTGCGGCGGGCGCAGCATGGGGCAAGCAGCAAACGGCATGCGGCAAAACACGCGCAAAAAAAAGCCGGCCGAGTAACCGGCCGGCCAGGACAAAGATCGGGTTTAATCGTGTTGCGCGAATTATCGGACCACTTCGCCGTACAAGCTGTCAGGCAGCCCGGCCTACGCGATTCCACAGCACGGAACCAGCCGGAATGGACCGGGGCTCAGCGCGCATGTTGGCGGGCGCGAACATCTCGCGGCGCAGTTCGCCGTGTTCGTCGAACCACTCGCAAATCAGCCAGTCGCCGGGATTGAGCGCAACCGGACCTGCATAGGTCACGGTCATGCGCGGGCCTCCTTCCTTCAACGTAACGACGTCGCCGACGTTAAAGCGTGCGGCTGGCGGTGTCTCGAATGCGTCAATGGTAGCGGTCAGCATAATTACCCCCTACGGAACCGTTGAGCTTTATTAAGTCATTGCACCGGGTTTCTCGACTCTAGCCCTACTGAAGGAAAACTCTAAAAGTTCGCCAAGATTAACAATTGAATTTATTCGCAGCAAGTGCTTTTTATAGATACCGTTTTCAGATTCACGGGAATAACGATCCAGCCGAAGCTGCACGAGTTGAAACCAGGAAAATCCCTGAATAATCCGCCAGATGCGGCTGTGTGCGGCACCGCACGACCGTCAAGCCTGCCGTATGCACGCTGTCGCCCAACGTGGAAAGCGCGCCCGGTTTCTTCATATCCAAACTCCCGGAAAACCGTAGGGTTTATTCCCGACCATCTAAAATTGAAACTTACCTATGAACAGCCGACTCATCGGTAAATACGTGGCGCTTAATTATGTTTTTGTTTAAACCGGATAATATTTTCCGCAATGCAACCACTGAAAACGATTACGGTCCGGTTATTTTTCAAACGGCTTGCGTGGCGCGACGCAACACAAATTGCTGATGCCGAACCAGTAGCACGCTCAAACCAATACATATAAACATCAGCAACGCGTTGATTGCGAGGCTCACCTGAAAGCCGTGGGCATACGCCGCAGGCGCGGTGCTGCCGCCAATTGCGCCGAAGAACGCGCCGCTGATCGCCGCCGTGCCGAACGCCGAGCCGATCTGCAAGGTCGACGACACCACGCCCGAGGCCAGCCCCGCCTTTTCCGGCACGACTTCCAGCAAGACGATGCGCATGATCGACGGCAGCAGCAGGCCATGGCCGACGCCTGCGCACAACAGCCCGCAGTAAAACAGCAGGTCCGGCGACACGGTCTGGGTCGAGGCCCAGCCGGTCACGGCGAAGCCGACTGTCATCATCGAGAAGCCCAGCGTCAGGACGTGGCTGCCAATCCGTTTGACCACCGCCGGCGATGTCAGCGGCCCGAGCACAAAACCGATCGCAAACGGCATGATCGCGATACCTGACGCAAGCGGCGTCCAGTGCAGACCGGTCTGCAGGAAAATCCCATAGGTCAGGAAAAACGCGCTGTTGCAGTAAAACAGGAACGCGAGCACAAGACCCAACGCGAAGGCCCGGTTGCGAAACAATTGCAGATCGACCAGCGGATGACCACCGCCGCGTTCGACCCGACGCTCGGTCGCCACGAACAGCGCGAGCACAGGCACCGCGAGTGCGAACATCACGAAGGTCCACGTCGGCCAGCCGGCTTCGCGGCCGTGCGTCATCGGATAGATGACGAGCAGCAATACCGCCGACAGCAACGCCACGCCTTTCAGATCCACGCCCGTGCTTGTCGCGGGCTGGTTCTCCGGCACGAACTTCCATGTACCGATGAACGCCGCGATGCCGATCGGGATGTTGATCAGGAAGATGATCCGCCAGTCGAGGCCGAACGGGTGGTACGTGATCAACGCGCCGCCGCCGAGTTGACCGACGATCGACGACAAGCCGAACACGAAGCCATACAGGCTCATCACTTTGGTTTGCTGATGCAGCGGCACCACCGCGCGGATGGTCGCGAGCACCTGCGGCGCCATCACGGCGGCCGCGATGCCCTGCACGATCCGCGAAATCACCAGCATGTGGCCGCTGGTCGCGAAACCGCACAGCGCCGACGCAACCACGAACGCCGCCATGCCGGTCATGAACATGCGGCGCCGGCCGAACAGATCGCCGAGGCGCCCGCCGGTGATCAGCAGCACCGCATAGGCCGATGCGTACGCGGACACCACGAGTTGCAATTGCGCGTCGGTGGCGTTCAGGCCGGTGTGAATCGAAGGCAGCGCGAGGTTGACGATGAAGTAATCGAGCGGCGCGAGGAATGCGCCGACGAACAGTACGGCAAGCGCGAGCCCTTGCCGCTCGAAGCGAGGCACGGCCCTTTCCACGTGCTTTTCCGCCGATCGCGCCATGCCCGCAGCGACCGCGCCCGGACAGGTCGCCACGCCTGCCGTCGCGTCGGCGGGTCCAACGAATGCCGCCGCAGCGGACTTGAGGGATTCGTCTTTCATGACCGATCGTTCAAAAATTCGACAAAAAAATTTAGACGAGGGCGCGCATTGCGACGTCGACTATTCCGATTAACGCATCTTCCTTGTGGGCGACCCGCCCTAACACGCGCAGACCCTGCATCACGCACAGCAGGAAATCGCCGACCGCTTTTTCGTCGAGCGTCGAATTGAATGCGCCGCTCGCCTGCCCGCGTATCACCGATGCCGCGAGCAACGTGGCCATGCGACGCTGGATCGCGGCGACGCGCGTGCGTAATTCTTCGTCGCCGGGCTGCATTTCCAGCGTGGTATTCGTGATGAAACAGCTACGCTCGCCGGTCAGCGCGCAAGCGACTTTCGCGTAGTGCAGCAAGGCGTTTCGTAGCGACTCTTCGGCCGGCACCGGCGCGTTCAGCCGTTCGGCCAGGCGCGCGACCGAACCTTCCGCATAGTGATCCAGCGCGGCGAGCATGATGCCGTGTTTGTCGCCGAATACGCCGTACAGGCTGCCGCGCAACAGGCCGGTGGCTTTGCACAGGTCGTCGATCGACGTGGCGTGGTAGCCATGGTTCCAGAACACCTGGCTCGCGCTGGTCAATACCGTGGCGGTATCGAACTCGCGCGGGCGCCCACGGGAACACACGTCACCCGCTTTCTTGGTGGATTGTTTTGGATTGCCAGTTTGCTTCATGTGACGGATATTATGACTAACCGTTCAAGAAAGCAAGGGCGGGTGTTTGATACGGTGCCCGCGAGGAAGTGTGGCCGTTGCGTAAACCGTTGATTGTCGGCCCGAAACAAATGGCTCACGCCGATCCATTTGTTTGCCGACGACACGCCCCGTCCAGGCGTCCGCTAATGCAGCCAGCTGAAATAAAAACCGGCGACGGAGATAACCCCGCCGCCGGCTTCATCAAACTTGCGTCAACTCAAAAGCGCCTCAGGTTTCGAGTTTCGCATCCATCGTGATCGTCGCGTTGAGCACCTTCGACACCGGACAACCCGCTTTCGCGTCCGCGGTGGCTTTTTCAAAAGCCGCCTTGTCGCCGCCCGGAATTTTCACTGCCACGTCGAGATGCACCGCCGTGATCGAAAAGCCGCCGCCGTCCTTGTCGAGCGTGACGGTTGCGGTCGTGCCGATACGCTCCGGCGTGATGCCGGCCTTGCCCAATTCCGCCGACAACGCCATCGAGAAACAGCCCGCATGCGCAGCCGCAATCAGCTCTTCCGGATTCGTGCCGATGCCGTCCGCGAAGCGGGTCGAGAACGAGTACTGGGTTTCCTTGAGGACCCCGCTGTCGGTGGAAATCGAGCCCTTGCCGTCCTGCAGGCCGCCTTGCCAGACTGCTGATGCCTTGCGCTTCATCGCTCTCTCCTGTTAATGCCCTGCTTCGCGCGCAGCACGACGACGAAATGACACCCACTGCAACAGCCACGCCCCGGATGGTTTGCGGTTGGGTATCGGTCGCGAGTTCCTGCGCGGCGCCGCAGATGCGGGCGTGGACCGAACTCCATCATAGGCGCTTCCCCATGCTGGCGTGATGACGGTGAGTCAAACGTCGGCAAGGAAAATTACCCAAATCGATTAAACCTGAAAACGTAACAATCATTTCGAAAAAAGTTGCTTTATACCTTACCTTACAGAAAATAAACTGAATTCATCGGATCGGGAAACGTGATTCAAACCGGTTCCATCAACAATCTAATTCTGGAGGTCATCATGAAATCGCTTATTTCAGCCGTTCTGGTTGCATCGGCTCTGGTCGTTCCGGCTATCTCGTTTGCGCAGCAGGCCAACGCGCCGCTGACTCGCGCTCAGGTGCGCGCCGAAATCGTTACCGCGCAAAAAGCGGGCCTCCTGTATCAGAACGACACGCAATATCCGAAGGCCGTCCTGCAAAACGGCGCAGCGGTGCTTGCTTCGGCACAGGGTTCGCAGGATGTGGGCGGCGTGAACGCGGGTTCGTCGGAATCGGGCGCGTCGGCTTCGGTGCAACACGGTCCGCTGTCGATTTATCGCGGTCACTGATGCGCGCCGTGGCCTGGTAAGTGACAGGTCAGCCGCGCGGTTGCGGCTAGAGTGGACGGGTCGCTGAAGATGGTTGAAGCGGGTGATGTCACTACTGCACCCTGAAGCGC
Coding sequences within it:
- a CDS encoding OsmC family protein; this encodes MKRKASAVWQGGLQDGKGSISTDSGVLKETQYSFSTRFADGIGTNPEELIAAAHAGCFSMALSAELGKAGITPERIGTTATVTLDKDGGGFSITAVHLDVAVKIPGGDKAAFEKATADAKAGCPVSKVLNATITMDAKLET
- a CDS encoding TetR/AcrR family transcriptional regulator produces the protein MKQTGNPKQSTKKAGDVCSRGRPREFDTATVLTSASQVFWNHGYHATSIDDLCKATGLLRGSLYGVFGDKHGIMLAALDHYAEGSVARLAERLNAPVPAEESLRNALLHYAKVACALTGERSCFITNTTLEMQPGDEELRTRVAAIQRRMATLLAASVIRGQASGAFNSTLDEKAVGDFLLCVMQGLRVLGRVAHKEDALIGIVDVAMRALV
- a CDS encoding superinfection immunity protein, which encodes MSGNIIVQAIAAVLALTLYFLPAILADRRKRHDVLTLALFNACLGWTVFGWLLALYWSLQPNPPKNVAGEVVQTRKIVRMRAFSSALMARVQRREATRDHPEN
- a CDS encoding MFS transporter, encoding MKDESLKSAAAAFVGPADATAGVATCPGAVAAGMARSAEKHVERAVPRFERQGLALAVLFVGAFLAPLDYFIVNLALPSIHTGLNATDAQLQLVVSAYASAYAVLLITGGRLGDLFGRRRMFMTGMAAFVVASALCGFATSGHMLVISRIVQGIAAAVMAPQVLATIRAVVPLHQQTKVMSLYGFVFGLSSIVGQLGGGALITYHPFGLDWRIIFLINIPIGIAAFIGTWKFVPENQPATSTGVDLKGVALLSAVLLLVIYPMTHGREAGWPTWTFVMFALAVPVLALFVATERRVERGGGHPLVDLQLFRNRAFALGLVLAFLFYCNSAFFLTYGIFLQTGLHWTPLASGIAIMPFAIGFVLGPLTSPAVVKRIGSHVLTLGFSMMTVGFAVTGWASTQTVSPDLLFYCGLLCAGVGHGLLLPSIMRIVLLEVVPEKAGLASGVVSSTLQIGSAFGTAAISGAFFGAIGGSTAPAAYAHGFQVSLAINALLMFICIGLSVLLVRHQQFVLRRATQAV
- a CDS encoding DUF4148 domain-containing protein — translated: MKSLISAVLVASALVVPAISFAQQANAPLTRAQVRAEIVTAQKAGLLYQNDTQYPKAVLQNGAAVLASAQGSQDVGGVNAGSSESGASASVQHGPLSIYRGH
- a CDS encoding M20 family metallopeptidase — translated: MISDDTTQQAQRINPDKLREFVDRKWNDEIVPALTDYIAVPAKSPAFDPEWVKHGYLERVITDAAQWAEQQSVRGLKLEVIRLPGRTPVIFFETPATRSGSDETIVLYGHLDKQPEFDGWRNDLGPWTPKLENDKLYGRGGADDGYAIYASITALAALDAQGVERPRCVGLIETCEESGSYDLLPYVDVLRERLGNVGLVVCLDSGAGNYDQLWLTTSLRGLVAGDLEVHVLDEGIHSGGYGGIAPSSFRIMRQLFDRLEDAANGTLLPKGFHCPIPADRLREAEATAQILGDDVWKKLPWACGQDGRQVLPTTTDPKEALLNSTWRPSLSVTGAAGLPALADAGNVLRPRTAFKLSLRLPPTIEAEKAVAELKALLEVDPPYNAKVTFRPDAGAASGWSAPDLAPWLATALNDASRQHYGADVAYMGQGGTIPLMNVLKAGFPKSQFMVCGVLGPKSNAHGPNEFLHVPYGKKLTAAVAEVIAAAP
- a CDS encoding YodC family protein, yielding MLTATIDAFETPPAARFNVGDVVTLKEGGPRMTVTYAGPVALNPGDWLICEWFDEHGELRREMFAPANMRAEPRSIPAGSVLWNRVGRAA